The Paenibacillus swuensis genome contains the following window.
TTCACGCCAATGCGAGATATTACGCTCAGCCAGATCGCTCATCACATAGCGAAACGGCGGAAGCCTCATTCCCGCAAGCTCAATTAATTGGCGAAGTTCATCCAACACATGAAAGGCCAAAAGACCGGAGCCCGCGCCAAGCTCGAGCATGGTTACAGGCTCCGCCCCGTGACCCATGATGGCCCGGTCTTGCAAAAACGCGAACAGGATTTCGGCATAGGCTGCAGCAATCATCGGATTGCTGGTGATAAATTGGGGAACTTGATCGTTACGCCAAGCTTCGACACCTTGGTTCTCGTAGTAGGCCCGTTGCAATGCCCATAGCGGAGAGTCGCTGAAAGGAAATACAGGTTGTTTCGATGAAGTCATGTCTCTACCCGCTTCTACATAATATTGGCTTGAAATTTACCCAGCAACTCTTTTAATCCGGCTTGAACGGAATTGAACCCCAGACCGGACGGAATGAAATCGAATAAGGTCCAATGGTGTTTCACCGGTGGTTGATATAAGGTCGGCAAAGGAGTTACTTGCACACCCTGCTGTTTAAACAGTTCCACCGCTCTTGGAATATGCCAAGATGATGCGACAAGAAGCGGTTTCTTAAAACCGTTTCTCTGCATGATCACTTTCGATTCTCTTGCATTCTCAAGTGTAGTTCTGCTCTTGTTATCCAGAATAATCATCTTCTCCGGTATATTCATCGCCATCAGGTATCGCTTGGAAATATCGGCTTCATTCCCTGCCCATCCGACACCCAGTCCCTTACCGCCCGATAAAATAATGGGCACCTTCAGTTTCTGGTAAAGCTTCATGGTAACCAGAACATTTAAGGCCGTCGCTGATTTCAGTTCACCCTGATCGTCAACACTCCGCGCATCCATGATCGCTCCTTCGCCTAACATGACAATCACATCGCCGGAAATTTCATCAGGATATGTTAATTGTTTGTCGATTTGCTTCGTTAACATGGCGCCCACAAATGAAATGCTGGAAAGATAGTACATGATCGAAATAAACATTAACAGATAAGATAAACCTCTCTTGCTATTGAAAAAAGTGTACACGGTAAGTCCTACCAGCATCAGCCAGAGTAACGCCGGCGGAAACAATAAAGAATATATGATTTTCACCAAGTAAGCCGCATCCATGGGTACACCCCGCTCCGTTCAAGATGCGTCTATTCTATCATTAGATCCTGTGAACGTCATGGGACTCTTAACCCATTAGGTGGTCGCGGCACCCTCTGCAGCAAGCGCGCGGAAGTCCAAATCAACCAAGGTTTGTCCATGGATAATTCGTTCTCGGATCTCAGTATACCAAGTCTTGAGACGCTCAGGCATCGACTCGACGTCCCTCTTCTTGCGAAGCACCAAATACAAGATGATGTCTCTCAGCTGAAGAAATAGCGGCAGAACATCCAACCACGCCGGCGATAAAGTGAATTCCTCGCTATAGCCTTCCCAGAATGCCTTGAAATACACTCTAGCAAACGCGGAGCGATCTTCGCCATAGTTCGCCGGCGCGCCTCTGCTTACACTATAGTATAGAGGGATTGCCACATCGTGGATAAACCAGGTATTCATCGCGTCGTCAAAATCAAACACGGTGATTCGACCTTCATCCGTGAAGAAATTCCCGGAATGTATGTCGCTGTGAATGAGACCGTAACTCCCGGCAACCTGCGGCAAATCTCTCAACTTCGATATCAGCATCTGAAGTCTTTCGCCTACAATAATGTCTTCCGCCGGAATAAACGCGCCGGCTCCCGTAATCATCACATCCTCATCCCACGCTAAACGAGGCTGCACCCCGTTAGTCTCAGGGGAGTAAAGCTGTGAAATACGGTGCATTCGCCCGGTGACGGCTCCCCATGTTTTGAACAAATGCGTGTTGTATTGGGCTGGATTGTTGGGGTCTGGACGTACGCCTGGTGCTTTATGGAACAGACATGCGATGAAATAGGAAGATCCGGCCTGGATCTTTTCAGCGGACAGACCGTTCAAGGAGGGGATGAAACCCGCTATCTCATTCTCCATACCTGACGAGCTTAGGAAAGCGATCC
Protein-coding sequences here:
- a CDS encoding YdcF family protein codes for the protein MDAAYLVKIIYSLLFPPALLWLMLVGLTVYTFFNSKRGLSYLLMFISIMYYLSSISFVGAMLTKQIDKQLTYPDEISGDVIVMLGEGAIMDARSVDDQGELKSATALNVLVTMKLYQKLKVPIILSGGKGLGVGWAGNEADISKRYLMAMNIPEKMIILDNKSRTTLENARESKVIMQRNGFKKPLLVASSWHIPRAVELFKQQGVQVTPLPTLYQPPVKHHWTLFDFIPSGLGFNSVQAGLKELLGKFQANIM
- a CDS encoding phosphotransferase enzyme family protein; this encodes MEQEVEVLFGEHILNEAASRFGLTRGSWSKLGDFENYVYEADRQNTPTILRLTHSSHRSLAEVISELDWIAFLSSSGMENEIAGFIPSLNGLSAEKIQAGSSYFIACLFHKAPGVRPDPNNPAQYNTHLFKTWGAVTGRMHRISQLYSPETNGVQPRLAWDEDVMITGAGAFIPAEDIIVGERLQMLISKLRDLPQVAGSYGLIHSDIHSGNFFTDEGRITVFDFDDAMNTWFIHDVAIPLYYSVSRGAPANYGEDRSAFARVYFKAFWEGYSEEFTLSPAWLDVLPLFLQLRDIILYLVLRKKRDVESMPERLKTWYTEIRERIIHGQTLVDLDFRALAAEGAATT